In Malania oleifera isolate guangnan ecotype guangnan chromosome 8, ASM2987363v1, whole genome shotgun sequence, a single window of DNA contains:
- the LOC131162069 gene encoding putative receptor protein kinase ZmPK1 yields MHSEPPSHCSFGGSMKVVSCHAVSTILLLSLFLVYPSSSSASSTNSSTLTQGSSLSVDKLDHVLLSPNGVFTAGFYSVGNNAFCFAIWYTKSAKTSVWMANRDYPVNGRRSKLSLSKKGNLILSDADRRTVWTTGTFSASSVLLNLTDRGNLVVSTSSKVILWQSFDRPTDTLLPGQSLTKDTALVSARSQKNHSSGFYKFYFDNDNVIRLLFDGPEYSSVYWPDPRLLTWDAGRSTYNSSRIAVLDSSGHFRSSDDLEFRSADYGSVLSRRLTIDFDGNVRLYSLDEERWTWVVSWQALPQPCQPHGICGPNSICTYAPASGSSCSCIPGFKFKNSSDWSHGCEPQFNLSCHNHPNVSFLELPHVKFYGNDYKYYGNYTFEQCKNKCIELQCDCKAFLVKYSKGKGYFNCYPKTLLLNGYHSPEFRELVHLKLPGSVSNVSEYDKRVPLNCTPGALVQLDRTFQKKDESGVLRFLLCFACTIGGVEITFIFLVWCLLIGSRENSDIAEQGYRLAAATVFKKFTYAELKKATRGFREEIGRGGAGIVYKGVLYDHRIAAIKRLNGANQGEAEFFAEISSIGRLNHRNLIELWGYCAEGKHRLLVYEYMEHGSLAENLASNALDWEKRFEIAVGTAKGLAYLHEECLEWVLHCDVKPQNILLDSNYRPKVADFGLSKLLNRGGFDDSGFSTMRGTRGYMAPEWLLNQSITSKVDVYSFGIVMLEMVTGRNAATSGVQGSGREMQSTGLVTWVRKRMISMNGAAETGSGLEGIRDPIIASKHDRDMQVEKFVAVALQCVEEDKDARPTMSQVVEMLLLHT; encoded by the coding sequence ATGCATTCAGAGCCTCCCTCACACTGTAGCTTCGGAGGATCAATGAAAGTTGTGAGTTGTCACGCCGTTTCCACcattcttcttctctctttgtttctggTTTATCCTTCTTCTTCCTCAGCTTCTAGTACTAATTCTAGTACTCTCACACAAGGCTCGTCACTCTCCGTGGATAAACTCGATCATGTTCTCCTCTCGCCCAACGGCGTTTTCACCGCCGGCTTTTACTCCGTCGGCAACAACGCCTTCTGCTTCGCAATTTGGTACACCAAATCCGCCAAAACCTCCGTTTGGATGGCTAACCGAGACTACCCGGTCAACGGCCGCCGCTCAAAGCTCTCTCTTTCAAAAAAAGGCAATCTCATCTTGTCCGACGCCGACCGGCGAACCGTTTGGACGACGGGCACGTTTTCTGCTTCCTCTGTACTGTTAAACCTCACCGACAGAGGCAATCTCGTTGTCTCTACTTCCTCGAAGGTAATACTCTGGCAAAGCTTTGATAGGCCTACGGATACCCTTCTTCCCGGTCAATCACTGACCAAAGACACTGCTCTTGTCTCAGCCAGAAGCCAAAAAAACCACTCTTCTGGGTTTTATAAGTTTTATTTCGACAATGACAACGTCATTCGTCTTCTCTTTGACGGTCCTGAATATTCTAGTGTGTACTGGCCGGACCCTCGCTTGCTAACTTGGGATGCTGGCAGGTCAACGTACAATAGTAGTCGAATTGCCGTTCTCGATTCCTCTGGCCATTTTAGGTCCTCTGACGATCTGGAATTTCGGTCAGCCGATTATGGGTCGGTACTCAGCCGGCGATTGACCATTGATTTCGACGGCAATGTCCGGTTGTACAGCCTGGACGAGGAGAGATGGACTTGGGTTGTTTCGTGGCAAGCCTTGCCCCAGCCCTGTCAGCCTCATGGTATCTGCGGACCCAATAGTATCTGCACTTACGCTCCCGCTTCGGGTAGCAGCTGTTCTTGCATTCCCGGATTCAAGTTTAAGAATTCCAGCGATTGGTCACATGGGTGCGAACCGCAATTTAATCTCTCCTGCCATAATCATCCTAATGTTAGTTTCCTGGAGCTCCCTCATGTGAAATTTTACGGCAATGATTATAAATATTATGGCAATTACACGTTCGAGCAATGCAAGAACAAATGCATAGAGTTGCAGTGTGACTGTAAGGCGTTCTTGGTTAAATATAGCAAGGGCAAGGGTTACTTTAATTGCTACCCCAAAACCCTGTTGCTCAACGGATATCATTCTCCGGAATTTCGTGAATTGGTGCACTTAAAACTTCCCGGATCTGTAAGTAACGTCAGCGAATACGATAAACGGGTTCCCTTGAACTGTACCCCCGGGGCTCTTGTGCAGCTGGATAGAACATTCCAAAAGAAAGATGAGAGCGGGGTGTTAAGGTTTTTGCTATGTTTCGCTTGCACAATTGGTGGTGTTGAGATCACTTTTATCTTCCTGGTGTGGTGTTTATTGATTGGAAGCCGGGAAAATTCGGACATAGCAGAACAAGGATACCGCTTGGCTGCTGCGACTGTGTTCAAGAAATTTACCTACGCCGAGCTAAAAAAGGCGACCCGGGGTTTCCGTGAGGAGATTGGGAGGGGAGGAGCTGGGATTGTGTATAAAGGGGTGTTGTATGATCATCGTATAGCGGCGATCAAAAGGCTCAATGGAGCAAACCAGGGAGAAGCAGAATTCTTCGCAGAAATAAGCTCAATAGGGAGGCTTAACCACAGGAACTTGATAGAGTTGTGGGGGTATTGCGCAGAGGGAAAGCACAGGCTTTTGGTGTATGAGTACATGGAACATGGGTCCTTAGCAGAAAACTTGGCTTCCAACGCACTGGACTGGGAGAAGAGGTTTGAAATCGCCGTTGGCACTGCCAAAGGCTTGGCTTATCTGCACGAAGAGTGCTTGGAATGGGTTTTACACTGCGACGTGAAACCTCAAAACATACTCTTGGACTCTAATTACCGACCAAAGGTTGCAGATTTTGGCCTCTCTAAGCTTCTGAACAGAGGGGGCTTCGACGATTCGGGCTTCTCGACGATGCGAGGAACCAGAGGCTACATGGCTCCAGAGTGGTTATTGAATCAGTCAATCACCTCCAAAGTGGATGTTTATAGCTTCGGGATTGTGATGTTGGAGATGGTAACAGGAAGGAACGCAGCTACATCTGGGGTTCAGGGCAGTGGAAGGGAGATGCAGAGCACAGGGTTGGTAACTTGGGTGAGGAAGAGGATGATATCGATGAATGGAGCTGCTGAAACTGGGTCTGGGCTTGAAGGGATCAGAGACCCCATAATTGCTAGCAAGCATGACAGGGACATGCAGGTGGAGAAGTTTGTTGCAGTGGCTTTGCAGTGCGTGGAGGAAGACAAGGATGCCAGGCCTACCATGAGCCAGGTTGTGGAGATGCTTTTGCTCCACACATGA